Within the Streptomyces vilmorinianum genome, the region GATGTCCACCCAGGTACCGCCCTTGCGGGTGCGCACCGGTTGCAGGTGGGTGATTTCAGTGAGGGTGCCGCCTGGATTGGCGTACACCTCTCGGGTCGGGCCGCGTTCGGTCTCGACCTCGACGCGCTCACCGGTCCGTTTGGCCTCGTCCCTGGCACGCGATACGGCGTCAGCGGGGGACCCGGCGGAGGCGGGCGGGATACTTGAATTCGCCAAAGCGGCGCCGCGGGGAGTCGTCGCCGCGCCGACAGGCACGGCAGACCCCGATATCAGTCCGGTGATCAGGGCACCGACCACCAAGGAGGCTGCGCCGGTCGCGGCTGCCCCCCTCGTTCTTAGAGCCACGCGTTTCACTTCCATGCGAGCCGCAGGCCGGTCGAGCCGTGCGGAGGGAATGAGAGCAGGCGTGGGCTATCAGCAGCGGGAGGCCCCCGTGGCCACCCCGCCGCACCATCTCGTCGCGCCCCCGCACACCCGTAGCCCGTAGGGACCACGGTCTCTTGAATTGTTCATGTCGAGACGGGGATCACTATTGGCGGCCATATTAATTCGGTCAATGTGATTCTGGCCACAAATTCAGCGTATTCCGGCTAGAAATCGTCGGTCTGAGCGACGGGTGAGATGCTCCGGCCGGTCCAGGCGAGATCGTCAACAGGTGATCGTCCGTCACGGATCCTTTTTCCAGCTTCAGGTTGAGGCGGTGAAGGGCGACGGCGGCCTTCACGATGCCGGTCATCCGATTGGTGCCGCAGCGGAGATTCCGCAGGAGCGCCAGCCCTTCAGGGTGGCCATGGCTTGTTCGTCGAGGCAGCTGCTCACCTCCCCAACGATCCACGGGAGGCGCTGACGCATGCCCTCAACCGGCCGCCCCGGCGTTGGCTCGCGTTGGAGCCATCGGAGCCCAAGCGCACGCCGGGCGCACTCGGCCGCCCGCGCGCTCCCGGCCGGCCGCTCGTTCGATTGAAGCCGGGACCATACCCCCCTACGCCTGTCGAAGCCTCGTAACCTCCATCACGTCACACCATCCGGCCAACACGGCGCATCCATTCCGACATGACGACTAAACGAGACATTTCCATTTCACGGGACATGCGCGGGACCGAGTCCCTGACAACGCGTCAGCTAGGCCGCTGACCTGGGAAAACGCCGGAAAGACCGACGGCCTCCGGAGCCGTGTGCGCAGGTTCGAATCCTGCCGGGGGCACTTCGCAGGAAGTGCCTAAAGACCCCGCCACCAGCTAAGACGCTGAGGACGGGGTCTTGTCGTATGCGCAGGCGTGAGCCGCAGCGAAGGCGGCGTAACGGCTGGTCGCCGACTGCGGGACCGCGGCGGCATCTGGACGGCGTGGGGCAGGAGCTCGGTCGAGGCCCAGGACGGCGGCGGACTCTCCGGTCCGTCGGGTGCGTCGAGACGAGTAGCAGCGTGAAGGGCCAGGAGCGAGCCCCGGCCCTTCACACCCTCAGCGATCTTTGACCATCGACACGGTGAAGCTGACTTTCTTGCCGGACGTGTAATCGATGTGGTCCCACACCGACAAGCGGTCCCTGTCCTTCAGGGTCAGCTGCAGCACCTCGCTCGCGTTGTTCCAGTTGTAGAAGAAGAACCGGAAGTTCCTCGACGGAGTGTCTTCCAGCTGCTTGGTCCCCCAGCTGCAGTCACGCGTCGCGTCGTGCTTGCAGGTGGACCAGGCTTTGGCGTAAAGGCGGCAGTCCTGTCCATGCCACACGTCGATACGACTCAGTCTGTCATCGGATGAACGCCACCTTCCTGCAAACGGACTTGCAGCGCACGAGGCGGATGCGTCTTTCGCTGAGGTGAGCGTCATCATGACCGAGAGGGAAAGCATCAAGGCGGCCGTCACGCACAGGGCCATGATCCGGCGTAGTGGACTGCGGGCAGAAGAGGCGGGTGTCATCGTGAACCTCCGGTAGCGGGTGGCAGCACGGGATCCCGTGGTACCCCCTACCCATTCCAGACCAACACCCTCAGATCCTGACCGCAAGTCGGAATGTCTCAATTGCGCACCGTTCAATGATTAATGCGATCCAAGGTGGATCGGTCAACAAGTTTCATACGGGCGGGAATCCCAATGCGGGCGGGGCAACACAGGCCAGGTAGCGGGGACTTCCTCGTTGAGCGCGCGAGGCTTCGCAAGCTCACGTCATACACGGGAATCAACGTCGCGTTGGCGCTGCGGACCGACTGCCCGCGTGGGGCGGTGCAAGAGCGCGAGCGTTGGCGCGAGGCGCTGCGGTGGGTGCGCCGCGGGCGTAGGCGGGTTGGCCGTTGGGAGCCCACGCACGTACCTCACCGTCGGTCAGCGGCCGCATGAACGGACCGTCATCGGTACCCGTGCCGAGCTCTTCGATGGATCGGCCTTCGAAACCGTGGTGGTCCCGCGCCAACGCTTCTTCCTGAGCCCGCCAGAGTAGGCGACGGCACCGACAATGCGCCGCGCTTGATCGCGCGTACTCGCGGGGCTGTCCCACGCCGGGGCGAGGGCAGGCTGCCTGTTCCACCAAGATGCCAGCACAGCGCTGACTCCCCGGCCAGGGGCCCGTGTCGCACCGGTCACTTCAGACTCATTCTGGCCCTCTCCATCAGGTCGATCACGTAGTGGACCACCTCGTTGGGGTTATTCGTACCGGCAAAGATCCGATAATCGACACCCAACTCCGGGTTGAATCTCATGGCGTAGATCACCACCGGAGTGAGGATCCGATGGCGTTCCAGATCCCTCAGCATCTTGATCCCCGCTCGCGGATCGCCACTCCGTTCGATATCGCTGATGATGATGTCGTACGTCCCCTGCTTGAGCAGCACGAGGGCCTCCTCCGTTGACCGAGCCGTATCCACGGTCATGCCGACAGCACGGAACAGTTCGGCCAGGGGCCTGTTCAGCCCAGGCTGATCGTCAACCCAGAGAATTCTGCCGCCAACCAGGAACTCGGCCGCGTGGTCCAGCCTGCGGACAACGCCCTTGCTGGCTTTGGTCCTGACAGGGGTCTCGGCGCCTCTTGCGGCGCGTTCAAGCAGCTCCTCGGCGAGCTCAACCTCAATGCCGAA harbors:
- a CDS encoding response regulator, which encodes MSQAFWIALVGVVPGTLWVAFAMFVFLTLREPIIQRFPQVKTFKGFGIEVELAEELLERAARGAETPVRTKASKGVVRRLDHAAEFLVGGRILWVDDQPGLNRPLAELFRAVGMTVDTARSTEEALVLLKQGTYDIIISDIERSGDPRAGIKMLRDLERHRILTPVVIYAMRFNPELGVDYRIFAGTNNPNEVVHYVIDLMERARMSLK